In the Nocardioides marmotae genome, CTCCACGACGGCGAACTCGGTCACGAACGGCGCACCCTCACCCGCGAGGCAGACCGGCTTGTCGCCGAACCCGCGGAACACCGACCAGGTCGCGGCGTCGTCCAGCGACTCGGCCGGGTGCAACACGCACCACTGGACCGCCGCCTCAAGGAGACGAGCCTCCGCAGCGTTCACCGCCTTCTGCTCGGCCCGCGCGGACGCGAGCACATCGGCTGGAGTGTCCAGCGGGTGCTCGAGCGTCGCGATCAAGGCCATGCCTCATTCTAGTCGAACACGTGCTCGAATGGAAGAGGTCTGTTCGCACATCTTCAGAACGGGGTCGGACGCGCCAGCGCGAGGCGGCGGCCAGAGACCCGGCAGCAGACCGCGACCCACGACGTACCTGGTCCATAGCTGCCAAAACCGCGACCACCCACAGCCCGCAGGCCGAAGGTCGGCCGCCAGGGGCCTCGACACGTCGGCGCCGAGGGCGCCTCCTGCTCGACCAGCAGCGGGCCCGCAGGCCGAAGATCGCCTCACGGGGCGCCTCCTGCGCGACCAGCAGAGCGGGCCCGAAAGCCGACGAGCAAGGCCTCAGGCCGACCCACAAGCCATCAACGCCAGATCGAGCAGGAGCTTGTCGCGAGGGTCGGCGAGCGAGCGGCCGGTGAGCTGCTCGATCTGCTTGAGCCGGTAGATGACGGTGTTGCGGTGGCAGTAGAGGTCCTCGGCGGCGTGCGTGGGGGACCCGCCGTGCCGCAGCAGCGCAGCGAGGGTGTCGAGGAGCGTGCGGGACTGGGCCTCGGGAAGCGCGAGGATCGGCCCGAGCGTGCGGGCGAGGAGCAGGGGCGCGACCTGGGGGCTGCCGGCGAGGAGCACCTCGGGCAGCCGTTCGCTGACCGGGACGACGCCGCGGCCGGCGCGCGGGAGCGTCTCGGCGGCGCGGGTCGCGAGCTGGAAGGCGGTGGCGAAGCCGGCGATGCCGTCGGGCGCGGTGGCCACGCCCATCCGGCCGGCGGCGTACGGCGCGAACAGCTCGGCGATCCCCGGCTCGTCGGGCAGCGGCCCGGCCAGCAGGCCGAAGTAGATCCCGGAGCGCACGTGCCACCGCGACACGACGCCGAGCTTGTCGAGCCGGTCCTCGGCCGGGCCGAGCGAGTCGGGCGGGTCGTCGTAGAGCGCGACCACGCAGGCGACGGTGTCGTCGGGGCCGACGTCGAGCACCGTGCGGGCCTCGTCAGCGAAGTCGGGGTCGGCGCCGCGGCCCTCGAGGAGGGCGTCGAGGAAGGACTGCTGGCGCTGGAGGTCGTGGCGCTGGAGCCGCGCGGCCTCCCGGCGGTAGGCCTCGATCAGCACCGCGTTCTGCACGTCAAGGTTGGACCACACCGTGCCGCCGGCGGCGAGCAGCACCTGGTCGTCGACGACGCCGTCCGGCGCGGTCGCCGAGCGGGCGATGAGCGCCTCCCACAGCACCCGCGCGCCGAGCATGTAGGCGTTGAGCACCAGCTCCAGCGGCACCCCCTGCCGGGCCCGGCGCCGGCCGGTCTCGCGCCAGATGTCGATGGCGGTGGGGCTCCCCTGGGTCCGCCGTCCCGAGAGCACCTCGAGCCCGCGGCGGATGTGCACCCGGGTGCTCTCCCGGACGTCGACCCGCAGCTCGGGCCCCATCCGCTCGTAGAGCGACGCGTCCCGCTCGAAGAGCGCGAGCGTGATGCTGTCGGCGATCGTGTCGGCCTGGTCGAGCAGGAGCGCCCAGGCCCGCGCCGGCGCCGCGCCGGCGCTCGTCCCGGCCGGCGCCGCGGCTGCTGACTGGGCGGGGCGCATGGAGGCACGTTCGCACTCCGTGCACAAACCGCACCACCCCCCTGGGGGGTTCGGGGCGATCCGTCCAAGCGAATCTGTGCTCCGCGCCCAGTGCGCATCCTGTGCGCCGCCACCAAGGTGGTGCAGGTCACAGTCCGGGGAGCCGCCCCGGGCGGCCCGCGCCGGGAGGTCCGCTTGCCGTCGTCCACGAGCGCCGCACCACCGGCCACCAAACCCGCCGTCCCGCCGCCCACGGCGCTGGAGCTGAGCGGGATCACGGTGACCTTCGGCGGCATCACCGCCCTCTCCGAGGTCGACCTCGCGGTCGTCCCGGGGACCGTCCACGGCGTCATCGGGCCCAACGGGGCCGGCAAGACCACCCTGTTCAACGTCGCGTGCGGCTTCGTCGTCCCCGACGCGGGCACCATCAGCCGCGCGGGCGACCGGCTCGAGCGGCTCCACCCCCACGACCTCGCCGGCCTCGGCATGGCCCGCACGCTCCAGGGCCTGGGCCTCTTCGACCGGGTCACGGTCCTCGAGAACGTCGTCGTCGGCGCCGACCGGCACGCCCGGACCGGCTTCCTCGGCTCGCTGCTCGGCCTGCCCGGCGCGGCCCGCGAGGAGCGGGCGCTGCGGGAGCGGGCGATGGAGGTCCTGGACCGCCTCGGGATCGGGGCGTACGCCGCCCGCTATCCCGGCAGCCTCCCCTACCCGGTCCGCAAGCGGGTCGCGCTGGCCCGCGCGCTCGCGGCCGAGCCCGACCTGCTGCTGCTCGACGAGCCGGCCAGCGGGCTCGGCGCGGCCGACATGGACGAGCTGGGCGACCTGGTGCGCGGGCTGGCCGCCGAGCGGGCGATCTCGGTGATGCTCGTCGAGCACCACATGGACCTGGTCATGCGGGTCTGCGACGAGATCACCGTCCTCGACTTCGGCCGGCGCATCGCG is a window encoding:
- a CDS encoding PucR family transcriptional regulator; protein product: MRPAQSAAAAPAGTSAGAAPARAWALLLDQADTIADSITLALFERDASLYERMGPELRVDVRESTRVHIRRGLEVLSGRRTQGSPTAIDIWRETGRRRARQGVPLELVLNAYMLGARVLWEALIARSATAPDGVVDDQVLLAAGGTVWSNLDVQNAVLIEAYRREAARLQRHDLQRQQSFLDALLEGRGADPDFADEARTVLDVGPDDTVACVVALYDDPPDSLGPAEDRLDKLGVVSRWHVRSGIYFGLLAGPLPDEPGIAELFAPYAAGRMGVATAPDGIAGFATAFQLATRAAETLPRAGRGVVPVSERLPEVLLAGSPQVAPLLLARTLGPILALPEAQSRTLLDTLAALLRHGGSPTHAAEDLYCHRNTVIYRLKQIEQLTGRSLADPRDKLLLDLALMACGSA
- a CDS encoding ABC transporter ATP-binding protein gives rise to the protein MPSSTSAAPPATKPAVPPPTALELSGITVTFGGITALSEVDLAVVPGTVHGVIGPNGAGKTTLFNVACGFVVPDAGTISRAGDRLERLHPHDLAGLGMARTLQGLGLFDRVTVLENVVVGADRHARTGFLGSLLGLPGAAREERALRERAMEVLDRLGIGAYAARYPGSLPYPVRKRVALARALAAEPDLLLLDEPASGLGAADMDELGDLVRGLAAERAISVMLVEHHMDLVMRVCDEITVLDFGRRIAHGPPDLVRNDPAVLAAYLGEEVD